DNA sequence from the Teretinema zuelzerae genome:
GCCGGAACCGGAATCGCTGGTGTAGTTGGTCAGCGCGGTTTTAACGCTCGTGGTAACCCAGCGTGCGATCTGATCTTTGGCGTCTGCTTCAGCGCGCATGATGGAATTCGGCTTGTTGGACATTTTTCCATATCCTACGGCAAAATACATTTCCGCGGATTTCGGAATCTTGTTCACCCACTGAGGCTGAGGCACGCCTTCAAGACCAATAAGCGGTTTTGCTACTGGTTCAGCATCTTTGTCGGGGCTGGAACCGCAAGATACGAACACGGAAGCCGCGAGCGCGATAGTTGCCAGAACGGCAAGAATTTTCTTCGTCATACATTTTCCTCCAGAATAAATCTCATTGCAGTAAGCTTAACACACTGCAAATAACAAAACAAATCAGCAAAGGTTATTTGTCACTTCTCCGCGAAAGAATCCTTAATAATATCCACTTCCTCTACAAACGCGGCGCGGGTCAGCTTTTCGCCGTCGTACAGCATCGCTTCGGGGACTCCGTAGGCCTTTTCCAGGGATTCCGCAGTCAGAACCTCTTCCGGAGTCCCCAGATCTATCGATCGATCGGGATGAAAAAGCATGACCGTATCAAAGTACTTTCTGGTAAGCGCGAGTTCATGAAGAGAGACATACACAGACACAGGCGTTTCCCTGCACAGGTTTTTGAAGAAATCCAGAGCTTTTTCTTTTTGCCTCGGCTCCATGGCGAACATGGGCTCGTCCATCATAATCGACTTTGAACCGTACAAGGCTGAAAAAGCCAGATACACGCGCTGCTGTTCGCCTTTGGACAAGGCGTCAAGCCGTCTATCCTTTAATTTTTCGAGTTCAAAGACCGAATAGACGTTTTTTTTCAGATCTTCCGCGTTTCCCTGCAATCCTCCTCCCTCATAGACCTGATCGAGAACGGCGGCGAGC
Encoded proteins:
- a CDS encoding LPP20 family lipoprotein, with translation MTKKILAVLATIALAASVFVSCGSSPDKDAEPVAKPLIGLEGVPQPQWVNKIPKSAEMYFAVGYGKMSNKPNSIMRAEADAKDQIARWVTTSVKTALTNYTSDSGSGDNRQVLEFMENISKQVADQSLSGVERDEVWVDPEGGVYVLASFPKANVGKSFEEVSGSFVRNEAAAFAEFKAKEALSFLEKETAKD
- a CDS encoding ATP-binding cassette domain-containing protein, whose protein sequence is MSESNTSIVSFTDVSFFWPDPSTGQIETGSKPVFSGFTADIPGGFVSLTGPNGAGKTTFMLLAGARVLPIEGVVRLFGMDTRILSGASSPDGTAPGPGLTPEVEHRRSLACSYIYQNMEFEKDSAGELSLAAVLDQVYEGGGLQGNAEDLKKNVYSVFELEKLKDRRLDALSKGEQQRVYLAFSALYGSKSIMMDEPMFAMEPRQKEKALDFFKNLCRETPVSVYVSLHELALTRKYFDTVMLFHPDRSIDLGTPEEVLTAESLEKAYGVPEAMLYDGEKLTRAAFVEEVDIIKDSFAEK